The Roseibaca calidilacus genome has a window encoding:
- a CDS encoding 3'(2'),5'-bisphosphate nucleotidase CysQ, translating to MQATDDLKLVIQAAERAGEIALRRFGRAPRVWDKGQGQGPVSEVDLEIDAALRDMLLGARPDHGWLSEETPDSPDRLGRSRIFIVDPLDGTRAYLDGQDGFAHPVCLVEDGRPIAAAIHLPRLGQTYSAALGQGAFCNAAPIHVAMPADVPRVLAARSQLEAGFWPGGAPMAERFFRPALAWRMALVADGSFDAMLTFKPAWHWDIAAGALIVAEAGGCVSDETGAALRFNTATPRAPGVIAASPALHADLLARKLG from the coding sequence TTGCAGGCGACTGATGACCTGAAGCTGGTCATACAGGCGGCAGAACGGGCGGGCGAGATTGCCCTGCGCCGTTTCGGGCGCGCTCCGCGTGTCTGGGACAAGGGCCAAGGCCAAGGCCCGGTGTCAGAGGTCGATCTGGAAATCGACGCCGCGTTGCGGGACATGTTATTGGGCGCGCGGCCCGATCATGGCTGGTTGTCCGAAGAAACGCCCGACAGCCCGGACCGCTTGGGCCGGTCGCGGATATTTATCGTCGACCCGCTGGATGGCACCCGCGCGTATCTGGACGGGCAGGACGGGTTCGCCCACCCTGTCTGCCTTGTCGAAGACGGGCGCCCGATTGCCGCCGCGATCCATTTGCCTCGACTGGGGCAAACCTACAGCGCGGCGTTGGGGCAGGGCGCGTTCTGCAACGCTGCCCCGATTCATGTGGCTATGCCTGCGGACGTGCCGCGCGTGCTGGCCGCGCGCAGCCAGCTAGAGGCCGGGTTCTGGCCCGGCGGCGCGCCTATGGCCGAACGGTTCTTTCGCCCCGCCCTTGCGTGGCGCATGGCGCTGGTTGCGGATGGGTCTTTCGATGCGATGTTGACCTTCAAGCCAGCATGGCATTGGGACATTGCCGCCGGCGCGCTGATTGTGGCAGAGGCCGGCGGATGCGTTAGCGACGAAACTGGCGCTGCGCTGCGGTTTAACACCGCAACGCCGCGCGCGCCGGGGGTCATTGCCGCCAGTCCTGCCTTGCACGCTGACCTGTTGGCGCGCAAGCTGGGATAA
- a CDS encoding lytic transglycosylase encodes MSRFPLIIAVAVLLSACGGREFSAPRNLDDACAMQSERPKYFAAMRATERRWGVPVAVQAAIIHAESRFIGDAQTPVRYALGVIPLGRQSSAMGYSQALDGTWDEYRRETGNRRADRTDIRDATDFVGWYSNKSRERNGIALNDARNLYLAYHDGHTGFSRGSYNSKPWLLQVADRVASRAVMYDQQLRNCRRGWW; translated from the coding sequence ATGAGCAGATTTCCTTTGATCATCGCGGTTGCGGTGTTGCTGTCGGCATGTGGCGGTCGAGAGTTTTCGGCGCCGCGCAACCTGGATGATGCTTGCGCAATGCAATCCGAAAGACCGAAATACTTCGCGGCCATGCGGGCTACAGAGCGCCGCTGGGGTGTGCCGGTTGCCGTTCAGGCAGCCATTATCCATGCCGAAAGCCGCTTTATCGGCGATGCGCAAACCCCGGTGCGCTACGCACTGGGTGTTATCCCGCTGGGGCGTCAAAGCTCCGCAATGGGGTATAGTCAGGCGCTGGACGGCACATGGGATGAATATCGTCGCGAAACGGGCAACCGCCGCGCGGACCGCACCGATATTCGGGATGCAACCGATTTCGTGGGGTGGTATTCCAACAAATCGCGCGAGCGTAACGGGATTGCCTTGAACGACGCGCGCAATCTGTATCTGGCCTATCATGACGGGCATACCGGGTTTTCGCGCGGCAGCTACAACTCCAAGCCTTGGTTGTTGCAGGTGGCGGACCGCGTGGCCAGCCGTGCGGTCATGTATGACCAGCAATTGCGGAATTGTCGGCGCGGTTGGTGGTAG
- a CDS encoding LysE family translocator: protein MTTLTLLLFLLPLAYSPGPGNLFFAAHGARFGWRNSLPALFGYHAATLAAALAVGGGLLVATGPDTARLLLWVGNGYILWLALRLWRASALPLRTNTAHAGLWDGAALLALNPKAWAIMAALYAQFPSADWHTVAWVATVFTLNNAVAFMLWTGLGQTLLARIQNPAHLRRINKGFALLLAAVAIWVAVS, encoded by the coding sequence ATGACCACCCTGACCCTGCTGCTATTTCTGTTGCCGCTGGCCTACAGCCCCGGACCGGGCAACCTGTTTTTCGCGGCACATGGCGCACGGTTCGGTTGGCGCAACTCTCTGCCTGCGCTTTTCGGCTATCACGCCGCAACGCTGGCTGCGGCCCTTGCGGTGGGTGGCGGCCTGCTGGTTGCGACCGGGCCGGACACGGCCCGGCTGCTGCTATGGGTTGGCAACGGCTATATATTATGGCTGGCGCTACGGCTTTGGCGCGCCAGTGCGCTGCCCCTGCGGACAAACACCGCACATGCCGGCCTATGGGACGGTGCAGCGCTGCTGGCCCTGAACCCAAAGGCGTGGGCGATCATGGCCGCGCTTTATGCGCAGTTTCCATCCGCAGACTGGCACACCGTGGCATGGGTTGCGACCGTGTTCACCCTGAACAACGCGGTTGCCTTCATGCTCTGGACCGGGCTTGGCCAAACCCTGCTTGCCCGCATCCAAAACCCGGCGCATTTGCGTAGGATCAACAAAGGCTTTGCCCTGCTGCTTGCTGCCGTCGCCATCTGGGTGGCGGTCAGCTAA
- a CDS encoding flagellar motor protein MotB: protein MARSDNVRPIIIKRKKIVAGGGHHGGAWKVAYADFVTAMMAFFLMLWLLGSVTDDERKGIADYFSPTFAVDSQSSGGDGALGGSSISTIASLTDEIATAEAYQAESQALQDVADRFAALAGESAQAEQLLKHVNIKLTDEGLVFTVSDLPDAPLFNPDGANPRPVLRQLLHLLTEAMRIVQNPLAIGAHSQAFPAVLRTNPVWELTLARAAATRQLLLDTDFTPERLSRVTGHADRSPALPENTMAVGNNRLELILLRSIQA from the coding sequence ATGGCACGTTCTGACAATGTCAGGCCGATCATCATCAAACGCAAAAAGATCGTTGCGGGGGGTGGGCATCATGGTGGGGCCTGGAAAGTAGCTTATGCAGATTTCGTGACGGCAATGATGGCATTCTTTCTAATGCTGTGGTTGCTCGGTTCGGTCACGGATGACGAACGCAAAGGGATCGCGGATTATTTCTCGCCGACCTTCGCTGTCGACAGCCAATCTTCGGGGGGCGATGGGGCGCTTGGGGGGTCTTCCATTTCAACCATTGCCTCTCTGACAGACGAAATCGCCACCGCCGAAGCCTACCAAGCGGAATCGCAGGCGCTGCAAGATGTCGCCGATCGGTTCGCCGCCCTTGCCGGGGAAAGCGCGCAGGCTGAACAATTGCTGAAACACGTTAACATCAAGCTTACAGATGAGGGGCTTGTGTTCACCGTGTCGGATCTGCCCGACGCGCCGCTGTTCAACCCTGACGGCGCAAACCCGCGCCCGGTTCTGCGCCAACTGCTGCACCTGCTGACGGAAGCCATGCGCATCGTGCAGAACCCCCTTGCCATAGGCGCGCATTCGCAAGCCTTTCCAGCGGTTCTGCGCACCAATCCGGTCTGGGAGCTGACGCTTGCGCGCGCGGCTGCAACCCGCCAGCTTCTTCTGGACACAGATTTCACTCCCGAACGCCTAAGCAGGGTGACAGGCCATGCCGACAGATCCCCGGCCTTGCCTGAAAACACCATGGCAGTCGGGAATAACCGGCTGGAACTGATATTGCTGCGCAGCATCCAAGCGTAA
- a CDS encoding TldD/PmbA family protein, whose translation MHSDDPTAPLAPLTQAMLRAAKAAGAEAADALAVEGRSVSIDVRKGGLEQAERSEGLEIGLRVFVGQRQACISSSDTRPETLAAMAERAVAMAREAPEDPYAGLADSQRLAMLRSADGLDLFDPTADPDPAMLQEDARRAEAAALAIDGVTQVQSASAAYGQQAIWLAATNGFSGGYARTSRHTSCVAISGEGTAMERDWCGEGRVFQADLPAPEAVGRLAGERAVARHGARRPKTGAYPVLYDERVASGLIGHLVAAINGVSIARGSSWLLRAMGEQVLPKCLSLIEDPHRTRSSASRPFDAEGLPTRARNLVADGVLQGWVLDLASARKLGMESTANAMRGTSSPPSPGTTNWALTQGTASRADLIAQMGTGLLVTSLIGSTINPNTGDYSRGASGFWVDNGEIVYPVNECTIAGNLRDMLGRIIPANDARPHLAHVVPSLLVEGMTLAGD comes from the coding sequence ATGCACAGTGATGATCCGACCGCCCCGCTTGCGCCTTTGACTCAGGCCATGTTGCGCGCGGCCAAAGCGGCGGGGGCAGAGGCCGCCGATGCTTTGGCTGTCGAGGGGCGTTCTGTTTCTATAGATGTGCGCAAGGGCGGTCTGGAACAGGCCGAACGCTCGGAAGGGTTGGAGATTGGTCTGCGGGTGTTTGTCGGGCAGCGGCAGGCCTGTATCTCTTCGTCCGACACGCGGCCAGAAACGCTTGCGGCCATGGCAGAGCGCGCGGTCGCCATGGCCCGCGAAGCGCCCGAAGACCCTTATGCCGGTCTGGCCGATAGCCAGCGCCTTGCCATGTTGCGCAGCGCCGACGGGCTGGACCTGTTCGACCCGACCGCCGACCCCGACCCGGCCATGCTGCAAGAGGACGCGCGCCGCGCAGAGGCCGCCGCCCTAGCAATTGACGGCGTGACACAGGTTCAGTCCGCCTCTGCCGCCTATGGCCAGCAGGCAATTTGGCTGGCGGCCACCAATGGGTTCAGCGGCGGCTATGCGCGCACGTCGCGCCACACAAGCTGCGTGGCCATCAGCGGTGAAGGCACGGCGATGGAACGCGACTGGTGCGGCGAAGGGCGGGTGTTCCAAGCCGATCTGCCCGCGCCCGAAGCGGTGGGCCGTCTTGCCGGCGAACGGGCCGTGGCGCGCCATGGGGCCCGCCGCCCGAAAACCGGGGCCTATCCGGTGCTGTATGACGAACGGGTGGCCAGCGGGCTGATCGGTCATCTGGTGGCCGCCATCAACGGCGTGTCAATCGCCCGCGGGTCCAGCTGGTTGCTGCGGGCCATGGGCGAGCAGGTCTTGCCCAAGTGCCTGTCGCTGATCGAAGACCCGCACCGAACACGCAGCAGCGCCTCGCGCCCGTTCGATGCCGAAGGGCTGCCGACCCGCGCCCGTAACCTTGTGGCCGATGGGGTATTGCAAGGTTGGGTTCTGGACCTCGCCTCTGCCCGCAAGCTGGGCATGGAAAGCACCGCAAACGCCATGCGCGGCACCTCGTCCCCGCCCAGTCCCGGCACGACAAATTGGGCGCTGACCCAAGGCACCGCCAGCCGCGCAGACCTGATCGCACAGATGGGCACCGGGCTGCTGGTGACGTCGCTGATCGGGTCCACCATCAACCCCAATACGGGCGATTATTCGCGCGGGGCCAGCGGCTTTTGGGTGGACAACGGCGAAATCGTCTATCCGGTCAACGAATGCACCATCGCGGGCAATCTGCGCGACATGCTGGGCCGGATCATCCCGGCCAATGATGCGCGGCCACATCTGGCGCATGTGGTGCCGTCGCTGTTGGTCGAGGGGATGACCCTTGCAGGCGACTGA
- a CDS encoding flagellar hook protein FlgE, with protein MSITSSLNAGISGLRANANRLSTISDNIANSATYGYRRAQTSFHSMVIGSGLADQGAYSAGGVRTSTLRLADQGGALIGTQNATDIAVNGRGFLPVTSELGAQLQDGTAPMLLTATGSFRQDANGFLRNPAGMVLMGWPAGEDGIVPPNVRDNSSGLRPIQIAMNQQASFPTSRITMPVNLPASDSAPSALGDPSILSIAYFDTLGLPGTLEATFQPTGTANTWTMSIEDQASGTTVGEYELVFDTSPGSGGTLASVTALGGSNSYDPATGSVNLTVGVQQINMQLGRLGEPGGVTQRGSTFSPAGVTQDGFGAGDLIGLTIDASGNLDAVYDQGFRRTLFRVPLVDVPNPNGLTSVNDQSFQISRESGPFFLWDAGDGPVGEFVGFALQESATDVAEELTNLIQTQRAYSSNAKVIQTVDEMFQETNNIKR; from the coding sequence ATGAGCATTACCTCTTCCCTGAACGCCGGTATTTCGGGACTGCGCGCCAATGCGAACCGGCTGTCGACCATTTCCGACAATATCGCGAATTCGGCAACCTATGGCTACAGACGGGCGCAAACCTCGTTTCATTCAATGGTTATTGGCAGCGGCCTCGCCGATCAGGGCGCCTATAGCGCCGGGGGTGTCAGAACATCCACCTTGCGGCTTGCCGACCAAGGGGGCGCGCTGATTGGCACGCAGAATGCAACTGACATCGCGGTCAACGGGCGTGGCTTTCTGCCCGTCACATCAGAGCTTGGCGCACAGTTGCAAGATGGCACGGCGCCAATGCTTCTGACGGCCACAGGGTCTTTTCGGCAGGATGCAAACGGGTTCTTGCGCAACCCGGCAGGAATGGTCCTCATGGGCTGGCCAGCGGGCGAAGATGGCATTGTTCCGCCCAATGTACGCGACAACAGCAGTGGTCTGCGCCCGATCCAGATCGCGATGAACCAACAGGCATCGTTCCCGACCAGCCGTATCACCATGCCGGTCAACCTGCCTGCCAGCGACAGCGCGCCAAGCGCGCTTGGGGACCCATCGATTCTGTCCATCGCCTATTTCGACACGCTTGGCTTGCCCGGAACGCTGGAAGCGACCTTTCAGCCGACCGGAACGGCCAATACTTGGACAATGAGCATTGAAGACCAAGCAAGCGGCACGACCGTCGGCGAATACGAGTTGGTTTTCGACACCAGCCCCGGCAGCGGCGGCACCCTTGCCTCTGTGACAGCCTTGGGCGGCTCGAACAGCTATGACCCGGCAACCGGCAGCGTCAACCTGACGGTTGGGGTGCAACAAATCAACATGCAGCTTGGGCGTCTGGGCGAACCAGGTGGCGTAACGCAACGCGGCTCTACCTTTTCTCCGGCTGGGGTCACACAGGATGGCTTCGGCGCGGGCGATCTGATCGGGCTGACGATTGATGCCAGCGGCAATCTGGATGCTGTCTATGATCAAGGTTTCCGTCGCACGCTCTTCCGCGTGCCCTTGGTTGATGTCCCCAATCCGAATGGGCTGACATCGGTAAACGATCAATCCTTCCAAATTTCCCGCGAAAGCGGTCCGTTCTTCCTTTGGGACGCGGGCGATGGCCCCGTCGGCGAATTCGTGGGCTTCGCCCTTCAGGAATCCGCGACAGATGTCGCAGAGGAATTGACGAACCTGATCCAAACCCAACGCGCTTATTCGTCGAATGCGAAGGTCATCCAAACCGTCGATGAAATGTTTCAGGAAACCAACAACATCAAGCGTTGA
- the flgK gene encoding flagellar hook-associated protein FlgK — MSLGLATNAAMGGLRITTLGTRLVAENLANADVEGYGVRNLVPTSLLVNGRDLPVQRAVNPVLLGAARSADSMRLHAEIRQTAIAELERAYGVPGDPGSLNSLVAALDSSLHQAVSTPDSDAALQAVAQNASHLVTRFNTLEKTAQSIRQNADDAVAADVAKLNTALDQVVALNIEIQRQSLLGGNPHGLMDERQRVTSDISAIIPITEIPRDNGRIMLLSADGQVLADQTRAEFGFTPTIGITAGDSVANGALSPVSLNGRALAPASPVLASGGLGGHLAVRDEIAPRAQAQLDTLARDLLNRFSGPSADQSLAPGEFGLFALDGTTTLPSMPDGLAGQLRLNAQIDPQAGTGLWRLRAGLNAPSPGPILDATGLARLSAALSGATTLQPGTPSRSFTEHIATQVSALATARLDADSTLTFANAKHATLHEDLAAQGVDTDREMQNLLTLERAYSANARVLSAIDEMMRNLLEI; from the coding sequence ATGAGCCTTGGACTAGCAACAAATGCCGCGATGGGCGGTCTGCGCATCACGACCCTCGGCACCCGCCTTGTTGCCGAAAACCTCGCAAATGCCGATGTCGAAGGCTATGGGGTGCGCAATCTTGTGCCGACAAGCCTGTTGGTGAATGGGCGCGACCTGCCGGTGCAACGTGCCGTGAACCCGGTGCTTCTAGGTGCGGCGCGGTCAGCAGATTCCATGCGTCTGCATGCCGAAATCCGGCAAACCGCCATCGCCGAACTCGAACGTGCCTATGGCGTGCCAGGCGATCCCGGTTCTTTGAATTCACTCGTCGCGGCGCTGGATTCCAGCCTGCATCAAGCAGTGTCCACGCCGGATTCGGACGCAGCACTTCAAGCGGTCGCACAGAACGCAAGCCACCTTGTCACAAGGTTCAATACCCTCGAAAAGACCGCCCAATCCATCCGCCAGAACGCGGATGATGCGGTCGCCGCCGATGTTGCAAAATTGAACACGGCTCTTGACCAGGTTGTGGCGCTGAATATCGAAATCCAGCGGCAGTCCCTTCTGGGGGGCAACCCACATGGCCTGATGGACGAGCGGCAGCGCGTTACCTCCGACATCTCCGCGATCATACCAATTACCGAAATCCCGCGTGACAATGGGCGCATCATGCTTCTGTCTGCCGACGGGCAGGTTCTGGCCGACCAGACCCGCGCAGAATTCGGCTTCACGCCCACAATTGGCATCACCGCGGGCGACTCGGTAGCGAATGGCGCACTGTCGCCGGTATCGCTCAACGGACGTGCCTTGGCCCCGGCCAGCCCGGTCTTGGCCAGCGGAGGGCTCGGGGGCCATCTGGCCGTCCGAGATGAGATCGCGCCGCGTGCGCAAGCGCAGCTCGACACACTCGCCCGGGACCTTCTGAACCGCTTCTCCGGCCCGAGCGCAGACCAAAGCCTTGCACCGGGCGAATTCGGATTGTTCGCACTTGATGGAACAACCACATTGCCCAGCATGCCAGACGGGTTGGCCGGACAACTGCGGCTAAACGCGCAGATTGATCCGCAGGCCGGCACAGGGCTTTGGCGGTTGCGGGCTGGCCTGAATGCCCCGTCCCCCGGGCCGATTCTGGACGCTACCGGTCTGGCCAGACTGTCAGCCGCGCTGTCGGGCGCAACCACCCTTCAGCCCGGCACACCATCGCGCAGCTTTACCGAGCATATCGCAACACAGGTATCCGCCCTTGCGACAGCGCGGCTCGACGCGGACAGCACCCTTACCTTCGCGAACGCCAAGCACGCGACCTTGCACGAAGATCTTGCCGCGCAAGGTGTAGACACTGATCGCGAGATGCAAAACCTGCTCACGC
- a CDS encoding 3-deoxy-D-manno-octulosonic acid transferase, producing MTGHVEQTAQYPDLGLIAGLGSPLLWLHCDTPRRLEKLAALSEAVLQADEAVGLVLSFPVGCTPPPEIPRRLCVACQDDGAQLARLLGRGARVATALLATRSLAARLVLRLRRQNTRVLLAEMAAPRVTGLWSVLPGHTRRVLGRVDHVFLARESWQDRWQRAGVPGERMSVIGALAQAPLALKCNEAEREALAESLRQRTVWLAAGVPPEEEEQVIAVQHEALRETHRLALILHPSDPMRGPALYDRFAHQFNMALRSRDDPLLPETQVYIADTEGERGLWYRLAVACYMGGSFSTGSTYSPLEPAGLGCAIVHGPESGRFDAAFDMLTERRASRRVTRSDALGAMMRSVLRPERAAEMAHGGWQVVSEGSEATETLVTALLAANRD from the coding sequence GTGACCGGCCATGTAGAACAGACGGCGCAATATCCCGACCTTGGCCTGATTGCCGGGTTGGGTAGCCCCTTGCTATGGCTGCATTGCGACACGCCGCGCCGTTTGGAAAAGCTCGCGGCGCTGTCAGAGGCCGTTTTGCAGGCGGATGAGGCTGTTGGGCTGGTGCTTAGCTTTCCGGTCGGGTGCACGCCGCCGCCGGAAATTCCGCGCCGTTTATGTGTCGCCTGCCAAGATGACGGGGCGCAGCTTGCCCGCCTGCTGGGGCGGGGGGCGCGGGTTGCGACAGCGCTACTAGCCACACGTTCGCTGGCGGCGCGGCTTGTGCTGCGGCTGCGGCGGCAGAATACGCGTGTTTTGCTGGCAGAAATGGCTGCACCCCGTGTAACCGGGCTATGGTCCGTCCTTCCGGGCCATACGCGCCGGGTTCTGGGCCGCGTGGACCATGTTTTTCTGGCGCGCGAGTCTTGGCAAGACCGATGGCAGCGCGCAGGCGTGCCGGGGGAGCGCATGTCTGTTATCGGCGCGCTGGCGCAAGCGCCGCTTGCGCTGAAGTGCAACGAGGCAGAGCGCGAGGCTTTGGCCGAATCCTTGCGCCAGCGCACCGTGTGGCTGGCTGCGGGTGTCCCGCCCGAGGAAGAAGAGCAGGTCATTGCCGTTCAGCACGAAGCCCTTCGCGAAACCCATCGGCTGGCGCTGATCCTGCATCCTTCCGACCCGATGCGTGGCCCGGCGCTGTATGACCGTTTCGCGCATCAGTTCAACATGGCGCTGCGCTCGCGCGATGACCCGCTTTTGCCCGAAACGCAGGTTTACATTGCCGATACAGAAGGGGAGCGCGGCTTGTGGTATCGGTTGGCGGTGGCGTGCTATATGGGGGGCAGCTTTAGCACCGGCAGCACCTATTCGCCGCTGGAACCCGCAGGGCTGGGTTGCGCCATCGTCCACGGCCCCGAAAGTGGCCGCTTCGATGCTGCCTTCGATATGCTGACAGAGCGGCGCGCCTCGCGGCGTGTTACGCGGTCCGATGCCCTTGGCGCGATGATGCGCAGCGTCTTGCGCCCCGAGCGCGCCGCAGAAATGGCGCATGGCGGCTGGCAGGTTGTGTCGGAAGGCTCGGAAGCGACCGAAACCCTTGTCACCGCCCTGTTGGCGGCAAACCGGGATTGA